In Bombina bombina isolate aBomBom1 chromosome 6, aBomBom1.pri, whole genome shotgun sequence, a single genomic region encodes these proteins:
- the DGUOK gene encoding deoxyguanosine kinase, mitochondrial isoform X3, translated as MFSHKIWRLLDTSEIYFYFLRKPNLKFFCTFPHRQENKHTTLKENQTIKPFLKSTASDLKSSGKMKAKRLSVEGNIAVGKSTFLRLLSRVNPDWSLVTEPLKKWQNIQTTAQPQDFSQDMGNLLQLIYKDPARWSYTFQTFSCLSRFRIQIEPLPEQLLKIKEPVQIFERSIYSDRSLTKGLLWMELCIFVQIQRNALRGFRKGLERRK; from the exons ATGTTTTCTCATAAAATTTGGAGGCTTTTGGACACttcagaaatatatttttattttttacggaAACCAAATTTAAAATTCTTTTGTACATTTCCTCATAGACAAGAAAATAAACACACAACTTTAAAGGAAAATCAAACCATCAAACCGTTTCTCAAATCTACAGCTTCAGATCTGAAGTCTAGTGGAAAAATGAAGGCTAAAAGGCTATCTGTAGAAGGAAATATTGCAGTAGGAAAATCTACATTTTTGCGACTATTATCCAGAGTAAACCCAGATTGGAGCTTAGTTACAGAACCACTGAAGAAGTGGCAGAATATTCAAACTACGGCACAGCCACAAGATTTTTCTCAGGATATGGGGAATCTACTACAGTTGATATATAAGGATCCTGCAAGATGGTCTTACACTTTTCAGACATTTTCTTGTTTGAGTCGTTTTAGAATTCAAATAGAACCACTGCCTGAACAGTTGCTGAAAATTAAAGAGCCTGTCCAGATATTTGAGAGGTCTATTTACAGTGATAG GAGTTTGACGAAAGGGTTGCTTTGGATGGAATTGTGTATCTTCGTGCAAATCCAGAGAAATGCTTTGAGAGGCTTCAGAAAAGGGCTAGAGAGGAGGAAATGA
- the DGUOK gene encoding deoxyguanosine kinase, mitochondrial isoform X2 has product MKAKRLSVEGNIAVGKSTFLRLLSRVNPDWSLVTEPLKKWQNIQTTAQPQDFSQDMGNLLQLIYKDPARWSYTFQTFSCLSRFRIQIEPLPEQLLKIKEPVQIFERSIYSDRYVFALTLSKLGHMNAVEWAMYQEWHSFLMQEFDERVALDGIVYLRANPEKCFERLQKRAREEEMTVQQNYLENLHEQHENWLARKTTNVQFQKVKNIPVLMLDVNEDFENNSDASDLLSHKVKDFIADL; this is encoded by the coding sequence ATGAAGGCTAAAAGGCTATCTGTAGAAGGAAATATTGCAGTAGGAAAATCTACATTTTTGCGACTATTATCCAGAGTAAACCCAGATTGGAGCTTAGTTACAGAACCACTGAAGAAGTGGCAGAATATTCAAACTACGGCACAGCCACAAGATTTTTCTCAGGATATGGGGAATCTACTACAGTTGATATATAAGGATCCTGCAAGATGGTCTTACACTTTTCAGACATTTTCTTGTTTGAGTCGTTTTAGAATTCAAATAGAACCACTGCCTGAACAGTTGCTGAAAATTAAAGAGCCTGTCCAGATATTTGAGAGGTCTATTTACAGTGATAGGTATGTGTTTGCACTGACTCTTTCAAAACTGGGTCACATGAATGCAGTTGAGTGGGCCATGTATCAAGAATGGCATTCTTTTCTTATGCAGGAGTTTGACGAAAGGGTTGCTTTGGATGGAATTGTGTATCTTCGTGCAAATCCAGAGAAATGCTTTGAGAGGCTTCAGAAAAGGGCTAGAGAGGAGGAAATGACTGTGCAGCAAAACTATCTTGAGAATCTACATGAGCAACATGAAAACTGGCTCGCAAGAAAAACAACAAATGTCCAGTTTCAGAAAGTAAAAAACATTCCAGTTCTAATGTTGGATGTTAATGAAGATTTTGAAAACAATTCTGATGCAAGCGATCTTCTTAGTCACAAAGTGAAAGATTTCATAGCTGACCTATaa
- the DGUOK gene encoding deoxyguanosine kinase, mitochondrial isoform X1 has product MFSHKIWRLLDTSEIYFYFLRKPNLKFFCTFPHRQENKHTTLKENQTIKPFLKSTASDLKSSGKMKAKRLSVEGNIAVGKSTFLRLLSRVNPDWSLVTEPLKKWQNIQTTAQPQDFSQDMGNLLQLIYKDPARWSYTFQTFSCLSRFRIQIEPLPEQLLKIKEPVQIFERSIYSDRYVFALTLSKLGHMNAVEWAMYQEWHSFLMQEFDERVALDGIVYLRANPEKCFERLQKRAREEEMTVQQNYLENLHEQHENWLARKTTNVQFQKVKNIPVLMLDVNEDFENNSDASDLLSHKVKDFIADL; this is encoded by the coding sequence ATGTTTTCTCATAAAATTTGGAGGCTTTTGGACACttcagaaatatatttttattttttacggaAACCAAATTTAAAATTCTTTTGTACATTTCCTCATAGACAAGAAAATAAACACACAACTTTAAAGGAAAATCAAACCATCAAACCGTTTCTCAAATCTACAGCTTCAGATCTGAAGTCTAGTGGAAAAATGAAGGCTAAAAGGCTATCTGTAGAAGGAAATATTGCAGTAGGAAAATCTACATTTTTGCGACTATTATCCAGAGTAAACCCAGATTGGAGCTTAGTTACAGAACCACTGAAGAAGTGGCAGAATATTCAAACTACGGCACAGCCACAAGATTTTTCTCAGGATATGGGGAATCTACTACAGTTGATATATAAGGATCCTGCAAGATGGTCTTACACTTTTCAGACATTTTCTTGTTTGAGTCGTTTTAGAATTCAAATAGAACCACTGCCTGAACAGTTGCTGAAAATTAAAGAGCCTGTCCAGATATTTGAGAGGTCTATTTACAGTGATAGGTATGTGTTTGCACTGACTCTTTCAAAACTGGGTCACATGAATGCAGTTGAGTGGGCCATGTATCAAGAATGGCATTCTTTTCTTATGCAGGAGTTTGACGAAAGGGTTGCTTTGGATGGAATTGTGTATCTTCGTGCAAATCCAGAGAAATGCTTTGAGAGGCTTCAGAAAAGGGCTAGAGAGGAGGAAATGACTGTGCAGCAAAACTATCTTGAGAATCTACATGAGCAACATGAAAACTGGCTCGCAAGAAAAACAACAAATGTCCAGTTTCAGAAAGTAAAAAACATTCCAGTTCTAATGTTGGATGTTAATGAAGATTTTGAAAACAATTCTGATGCAAGCGATCTTCTTAGTCACAAAGTGAAAGATTTCATAGCTGACCTATaa